From Streptomyces cyaneogriseus subsp. noncyanogenus, the proteins below share one genomic window:
- a CDS encoding zinc-binding dehydrogenase produces MFAVYAARIDRDQPLAGLELGERPAPEARPGWSVVQVRAASLNHHDLWSLRGVGLPEDRLPMILGCDAAGVDEDGNEVVLHSVIGQSGHGVGPREPRSILTERYQGTFAEQVAVPTWNVLPKPKELSFEEAACLPTAWLTAYRMLFTNAGVRPGDSVLVQGAGGGVATAAIVLGKAAGLRVFATSRDEAKRKRAVELGAVEAVEPGARLPQRVDAVIETVGAATWSHSVKSLRPGGTLVISGATSGDRPSHAELTRIFFLELKVVGSTMGTKDELEDLLSFCAATGVRPVIDEVLPMERAREGFERMESGGQFGKIVLTAGS; encoded by the coding sequence ATGTTCGCTGTCTACGCCGCCCGAATCGACCGCGACCAGCCGCTCGCCGGCCTGGAACTGGGGGAGCGCCCGGCCCCCGAGGCCCGCCCCGGCTGGAGCGTCGTCCAGGTCAGAGCCGCTTCCCTCAACCATCACGACCTGTGGTCCCTGCGCGGTGTCGGCCTCCCCGAGGACCGGCTGCCGATGATCCTCGGCTGCGATGCCGCCGGTGTCGACGAGGACGGCAACGAGGTCGTCCTGCACTCCGTCATCGGGCAGAGCGGGCACGGGGTCGGGCCCAGGGAGCCCCGGTCGATCCTCACCGAGCGCTATCAGGGCACGTTCGCCGAGCAGGTGGCCGTGCCCACCTGGAACGTGCTGCCCAAGCCGAAGGAGCTGTCGTTCGAGGAGGCGGCCTGTCTGCCGACGGCGTGGCTGACGGCGTACCGCATGCTGTTCACCAACGCCGGAGTGCGTCCGGGCGACTCCGTGCTGGTGCAGGGTGCCGGCGGGGGCGTCGCCACGGCCGCGATCGTGCTCGGCAAGGCGGCGGGACTGAGGGTCTTCGCCACCAGCCGGGACGAGGCCAAGCGCAAGCGGGCCGTGGAGCTCGGCGCGGTGGAGGCGGTCGAGCCGGGCGCCCGGCTGCCGCAGCGGGTCGACGCCGTGATCGAGACGGTGGGCGCCGCCACCTGGTCGCACTCGGTGAAGTCGCTGCGCCCCGGCGGCACGTTGGTGATCTCCGGCGCCACCAGCGGCGACCGGCCCTCGCACGCGGAGCTGACCCGGATCTTCTTCCTGGAGCTGAAGGTGGTCGGGTCCACCATGGGCACCAAGGACGAGCTGGAGGATCTGCTGTCGTTCTGCGCCGCCACCGGGGTGCGCCCCGTCATCGACGAGGTGCTCCCGATGGAGCGGGCGCGTGAGGGCTTCGAGCGGATGGAGTCCGGGGGGCAGTTCGGCAAGATCGTGCTCACCGCGGGTTCCTGA
- a CDS encoding helix-turn-helix domain-containing protein, producing MTEATELAERAGDGDPRIGLRAVAALRRLLEQLEAVQVRSARNQGWSWQEIAAELGVSRQAVHKKYGRR from the coding sequence ATGACCGAAGCAACGGAACTGGCCGAGCGCGCGGGGGACGGTGACCCCCGGATCGGGCTGCGGGCCGTCGCCGCGCTGCGCAGGCTGCTGGAACAGCTGGAGGCGGTGCAGGTGCGCAGTGCGCGCAATCAGGGCTGGTCGTGGCAGGAGATCGCCGCGGAGCTCGGGGTGAGCAGGCAGGCCGTGCACAAGAAGTACGGGAGGCGTTGA
- a CDS encoding Clp protease N-terminal domain-containing protein — protein sequence MFERFTEDARAVVRGAVAQAEATGERSVDAGHLLLALLERRGGRGACALAELGVADRGEAVRRAWDEARRRAGLSQAETDALAGLGIDVARIVARVEEVHGAGALAGDRRDKGWWSGRRGFGRDAKEVLEKALRIALARRERHIGDEHILLALTARPGVAAEVLADHGVTYASVTGVLDGTGRAEAG from the coding sequence ATGTTCGAGCGGTTCACCGAGGACGCCCGTGCCGTGGTGCGGGGGGCCGTCGCGCAGGCCGAGGCGACGGGGGAGCGGAGCGTCGACGCCGGGCATCTGCTGCTGGCGCTGCTGGAGCGCCGGGGCGGCCGAGGGGCGTGCGCACTGGCGGAACTGGGGGTCGCCGACCGCGGGGAGGCGGTGCGGCGGGCGTGGGACGAGGCGCGGCGGCGGGCCGGTCTCTCCCAGGCGGAGACCGACGCCCTGGCCGGTCTGGGGATCGACGTCGCGCGGATCGTCGCCCGGGTGGAGGAGGTCCACGGTGCCGGCGCGCTGGCCGGGGACCGGCGGGACAAGGGCTGGTGGTCGGGGCGGCGCGGCTTCGGGCGGGATGCCAAGGAAGTGCTGGAGAAGGCCCTGCGCATCGCCCTGGCCCGGCGCGAGCGGCACATCGGCGACGAGCACATCCTGCTCGCCCTGACCGCGCGGCCGGGCGTGGCCGCCGAGGTGCTCGCCGATCACGGGGTCACCTATGCGTCGGTGACCGGGGTGCTGGACGGGACGGGGCGGGCCGAGGCCGGGTGA
- a CDS encoding PadR family transcriptional regulator, whose translation MPPVFAHGRLRLYLLKLLDEAPRHGYEVIRLLEERFQGLYAPSAGTVYPRLAKLEAEGLVTHTSEGGRKVYSITDAGRAELAGRSGELADLELEIRESVAELAAEIRADVRGAAGDLRREMRAAAGEARRGAGAPPGGGPGSPFGDFASLGDKDAWQAAKEEMRRAKQEWKEQARRAKDESRRAREEAERARRQAKEAQERARAQAQEEVQRIARRIQEQVQGHFTRGDWPTGLREGLSELAREFGEFGKDFGVARPGAGTSAPRPEYSRTPEDFPAGYVPAWAHEDTAAPSGDPARDLERLLDRFRDDIRDAARDHGVTPDQLREARGHLSAAAARIAALLRAPKP comes from the coding sequence ATGCCTCCCGTCTTCGCCCACGGCCGCCTCCGCCTCTACCTCCTGAAGCTGCTCGACGAGGCCCCCCGTCACGGCTACGAGGTGATCAGACTGCTCGAGGAGCGTTTCCAGGGCCTGTACGCGCCCTCGGCCGGCACGGTCTACCCCCGTCTGGCCAAACTGGAGGCCGAGGGGCTGGTCACCCACACCAGCGAGGGCGGCCGCAAGGTGTACTCCATCACCGACGCCGGACGCGCCGAGCTGGCCGGCCGCAGCGGCGAGCTGGCCGATCTGGAGCTGGAGATCCGCGAGTCGGTCGCCGAGCTCGCCGCCGAGATCCGCGCGGACGTGCGCGGCGCGGCGGGCGACCTGCGCCGCGAGATGCGGGCCGCGGCCGGCGAGGCCCGCCGGGGCGCCGGCGCACCGCCCGGCGGTGGGCCCGGCTCCCCCTTCGGCGACTTCGCGAGCCTCGGCGACAAGGATGCCTGGCAGGCCGCCAAGGAGGAGATGCGGCGCGCCAAGCAGGAGTGGAAGGAGCAGGCCCGGCGCGCCAAGGACGAGAGCCGCCGGGCCCGCGAGGAGGCCGAGCGCGCCCGCCGCCAGGCCAAGGAGGCCCAGGAGCGGGCCCGGGCCCAGGCGCAGGAGGAGGTCCAGCGCATAGCGCGGCGGATCCAGGAGCAGGTGCAGGGCCACTTCACCCGGGGCGACTGGCCGACCGGCCTGCGCGAGGGGCTGAGCGAACTGGCCAGGGAATTCGGCGAGTTCGGCAAGGACTTCGGTGTCGCCCGGCCCGGCGCCGGCACATCGGCGCCCCGGCCGGAGTACTCCCGCACCCCGGAGGACTTCCCGGCCGGCTACGTGCCGGCCTGGGCCCACGAGGACACCGCCGCGCCCTCCGGCGACCCGGCCCGCGACCTGGAGCGCCTGCTGGACCGCTTCCGGGACGACATCCGCGACGCCGCTCGCGACCACGGCGTCACACCCGACCAGTTGCGTGAGGCCCGGGGTCATCTGTCGGCGGCGGCGGCCCGGATCGCGGCACTCCTGCGGGCACCGAAACCCTGA